Proteins encoded by one window of Gemmatimonadota bacterium:
- the ffh gene encoding signal recognition particle protein produces the protein MFDELSSKLSDTLRRLTGRGVLTEEAVREGLREIRRILLEADVSFDLTREFLERVQAQAVGQDLLKAVRPGQQLVKIVYDELVVLLGEKQAPLAFVSVPPTIILMVGLQGSGKTTTAGKLAKRLKAEQKAPFLIAADVYRPAAVDQLRTLSEQVQVGFHGEPGVTDVVGIVKRGIEAAGKARARTVIVDTAGRSQIDDELMQELVRLKQAIKPHEILLVADGMTGQDAVRIAKGFHDALGISGVVLTKMDGDARGGAALSIFGVTKAPIKFVGVGEQLDALEPFHPDRMAGRILQQGDVLSLVEKAQANVDEAEAKELARKATSKKGLDLEDFLTAMRQMQKLGPLKNVLGMLPGVNPAMLKGANMDEKRIKHIEAIVLSMTKKERSDPELMNGSRRLRVAKGSGRTVAEVNQLLAQFKQMQKFMKVAGKPGAKLPFGGRSFPPR, from the coding sequence ATGTTCGACGAGCTCTCCTCCAAGCTATCCGATACCCTTCGGCGCCTCACGGGCCGGGGGGTGCTTACGGAGGAGGCAGTTCGGGAGGGGCTTCGGGAGATCCGGCGCATTCTCCTGGAAGCTGACGTCTCGTTCGACCTGACGCGCGAGTTCCTCGAACGCGTGCAGGCGCAGGCGGTAGGACAGGATCTGCTCAAGGCGGTTCGCCCGGGGCAGCAGCTGGTGAAGATCGTCTACGATGAGTTGGTGGTGCTGCTGGGTGAGAAGCAGGCACCGCTGGCGTTCGTGTCGGTTCCACCCACGATCATCCTGATGGTTGGCTTGCAGGGGTCAGGCAAGACGACCACTGCGGGCAAGCTCGCGAAGCGGTTGAAGGCGGAGCAGAAGGCACCGTTCCTGATCGCGGCGGATGTCTATCGCCCGGCAGCGGTCGATCAGCTTCGCACGCTGAGTGAGCAGGTGCAGGTCGGCTTCCACGGTGAGCCCGGCGTCACGGATGTCGTTGGCATCGTGAAGCGCGGCATCGAGGCGGCAGGGAAGGCGCGGGCCCGGACGGTGATTGTCGACACCGCCGGTCGCTCGCAGATCGACGACGAGTTGATGCAGGAACTGGTGCGGCTGAAGCAGGCGATCAAGCCCCACGAGATCCTCCTCGTTGCCGACGGCATGACCGGTCAGGACGCGGTCCGGATCGCGAAGGGCTTCCACGATGCGCTGGGGATCAGCGGCGTGGTGCTCACCAAGATGGATGGCGATGCCCGCGGTGGCGCGGCGCTGTCGATCTTCGGCGTGACGAAGGCACCGATCAAGTTTGTCGGTGTCGGTGAACAGCTCGACGCGCTGGAGCCGTTCCATCCCGATCGGATGGCGGGGCGGATCCTCCAGCAGGGCGACGTCCTCTCGCTGGTCGAGAAGGCGCAGGCCAACGTCGATGAGGCCGAAGCGAAGGAACTCGCGCGGAAGGCGACGTCGAAGAAGGGCCTCGATCTCGAGGACTTCCTCACCGCGATGCGGCAGATGCAGAAGCTCGGTCCGCTCAAGAACGTGCTCGGAATGTTGCCGGGAGTGAATCCGGCGATGCTCAAGGGCGCGAACATGGACGAGAAGCGGATCAAGCACATCGAGGCGATCGTGCTCTCGATGACGAAGAAGGAGCGGAGTGATCCGGAGTTGATGAACGGGTCGCGTCGTTTGCGGGTCGCCAAGGGGTCCGGTCGGACCGTGGCGGAAGTGAATCAGTTGCTGGCGCAGTTCAAGCAGATGCAGAAGTTCATGAAGGTCGCGGGGAAGCCGGGGGCGAAGTTGCCGTTCGGTGGACGTTCGTTCCCTCCGCGCTAG
- the rplS gene encoding 50S ribosomal protein L19, whose product MELLDIVSREGMRTDMPKFDSGDTVKVFVRVREGDKERLQAFEGVVIARRGGGMGETFTVRKVSAGVGVERVFPLHSPMYSTIEVVRRGRVRRAKLYYLRNLSGKAARIKEKRDR is encoded by the coding sequence ATGGAACTGCTGGATATCGTATCGCGCGAAGGGATGCGCACTGACATGCCGAAGTTCGACTCGGGCGACACCGTGAAGGTGTTCGTGCGCGTTCGTGAAGGCGACAAGGAGCGCCTCCAGGCGTTCGAGGGCGTGGTGATTGCGCGTCGTGGCGGCGGCATGGGCGAGACGTTCACCGTCCGCAAGGTGTCGGCCGGCGTCGGCGTCGAGCGCGTCTTCCCGCTGCACTCCCCGATGTACTCCACCATCGAGGTGGTGCGTCGTGGCCGCGTACGTCGCGCCAAGCTCTACTACCTCCGGAACCTCTCCGGCAAGGCGGCGCGCATCAAGGAAAAGCGCGATCGGTAA
- a CDS encoding DUF445 domain-containing protein has protein sequence MAQTQLPPLQDETSRRAALRRMKFWASALLVFFLVVFVVARILEPSHPWLAYVRATAEAALVGGLADWFAVTALFRHPLGIPIPHTAIMQKQKDRVGRILGNFVQNHFLSRSVLEQRLAGVHPAARAAKWMSEEQNRTRLARQLAGGLARAVEALPDAEVREFMQKSATNRLESVQLAPLVGDVLTVAASDGRPQELLNEVIKLITGALKEGHDAIREKVRAESPRWLPLGVRDAVAEKIAGGIDRVLAEMSADPNHPIRRRFDSAVAEFINRLKNSPEMLAKMEKLKQELLGHPIVEDLVSSVWDRARRAAALYRSNPEQASLLPLEEVLAGLGDSLATSDELRGEVDRFLTDVVTSLLEQHRQEVADLIAATVADWDPEVAAGRIELAVGRDLQFVRLNGTLVGGLAGLIIYTLSQFL, from the coding sequence ATGGCCCAGACCCAACTTCCGCCGTTGCAGGACGAAACGAGCCGCCGCGCCGCCCTCCGGCGAATGAAGTTCTGGGCCTCCGCCCTCCTGGTCTTCTTCCTCGTTGTCTTCGTGGTCGCCCGGATCCTCGAGCCGTCCCACCCTTGGCTCGCCTACGTCCGGGCCACCGCCGAAGCCGCCCTGGTCGGCGGCCTCGCCGACTGGTTCGCCGTCACCGCGCTCTTCCGCCACCCCCTCGGCATCCCGATCCCCCACACCGCCATCATGCAGAAGCAGAAGGACCGGGTGGGCCGGATCCTGGGGAACTTCGTCCAGAACCACTTCCTCTCCCGCTCGGTCCTCGAGCAGCGGCTGGCCGGGGTCCACCCCGCCGCCCGGGCCGCCAAGTGGATGAGCGAGGAGCAGAACCGGACCCGCCTGGCCCGCCAGCTCGCGGGTGGGCTCGCCCGGGCCGTTGAAGCCCTCCCAGACGCGGAAGTCCGCGAGTTCATGCAGAAGAGCGCGACCAATCGGCTCGAGTCGGTTCAGCTCGCCCCGCTCGTGGGCGACGTCCTCACGGTGGCGGCATCCGATGGCCGGCCGCAGGAGCTGCTCAACGAGGTCATCAAGCTGATCACCGGCGCGCTCAAGGAAGGCCACGACGCCATCCGCGAGAAGGTCCGGGCCGAGAGTCCGCGCTGGCTGCCGCTGGGTGTGCGCGATGCCGTCGCCGAGAAGATCGCGGGCGGCATTGATCGCGTGCTCGCCGAGATGTCGGCCGACCCGAATCATCCGATTCGCCGTCGCTTCGATAGTGCCGTGGCGGAGTTCATCAACCGGCTCAAGAACTCGCCGGAGATGCTCGCGAAGATGGAGAAGCTCAAGCAGGAGCTGCTCGGGCACCCCATTGTCGAAGACCTGGTCTCGTCGGTCTGGGACCGGGCGCGTCGCGCGGCTGCGCTCTATCGCTCCAATCCCGAACAGGCGTCACTCCTCCCGCTCGAAGAAGTCCTCGCAGGTCTCGGCGATTCACTCGCGACCAGCGACGAACTGCGGGGCGAGGTCGATCGCTTCCTCACCGACGTGGTGACGTCGTTGCTTGAACAGCATCGGCAGGAAGTGGCCGACCTCATTGCAGCCACCGTGGCGGACTGGGACCCCGAAGTCGCGGCGGGACGCATTGAACTCGCCGTGGGGCGCGACCTGCAGTTCGTACGACTCAACGGTACGCTGGTCGGTGGCCTCGCCGGATTGATCATCTACACGCTGTCGCAGTTCCTCTGA
- a CDS encoding CPBP family intramembrane glutamic endopeptidase: MPGIASLGVLFFFLLLIPYGAWKTRARIPQLVALPREVYFRKVVTQQVLFAALAGLAVYADHVRVSLGRVDLPLIAVAILAVIVFVKLMQPRWRAAVKRQDARTLFIAPRNGRESAWWIAVSVAAGVCEEFVWRGVVAGIIWWLSDDWWTAALVTSVAFGAAHIVQGLRAAVIIGLASFAIQGYVYWAGGILLAMVIHASYDIVAGLTYGKLCDEAGIPLDATADVNV, translated from the coding sequence ATGCCCGGGATCGCCTCGCTGGGAGTGCTCTTCTTCTTCCTGCTGCTGATTCCGTATGGCGCCTGGAAGACCCGGGCGAGAATCCCTCAGCTCGTGGCACTCCCGCGCGAGGTCTACTTCAGGAAAGTGGTGACCCAGCAGGTGCTGTTTGCGGCACTTGCGGGACTTGCCGTCTACGCCGATCACGTGCGCGTCTCGCTCGGTCGCGTCGATCTCCCGCTGATCGCCGTGGCCATCCTCGCCGTCATCGTCTTTGTAAAGCTGATGCAGCCGCGGTGGCGTGCGGCCGTGAAGCGTCAGGATGCGCGGACGCTCTTCATCGCGCCGCGCAATGGCCGGGAGAGCGCGTGGTGGATCGCCGTGTCGGTGGCGGCCGGTGTCTGCGAGGAGTTCGTCTGGCGTGGCGTGGTGGCGGGCATCATCTGGTGGCTGAGCGATGACTGGTGGACGGCGGCGCTGGTGACATCGGTGGCGTTTGGCGCCGCCCATATCGTGCAGGGCCTGCGCGCCGCAGTGATCATCGGTCTCGCGTCATTCGCGATTCAGGGCTACGTCTACTGGGCCGGTGGGATCTTGCTCGCGATGGTGATTCACGCGAGCTATGACATCGTGGCGGGGCTGACGTATGGGAAGCTCTGCGACGAGGCGGGGATTCCGCTCGACGCTACGGCCGATGTTAATGTGTGA
- a CDS encoding chloride channel protein has protein sequence MWPKLRQLLRQLRLTLAEPPSPRLADENQWYTEHTALLVSTLKWAMLGAGAGVCVGLGTRAFLWSISASGAFLAGQVAGRVPLYFALPLALPLCVWLIRTFSPEARGHGTEAVIAAIHQRSGRIDWLVAPVKLVATVITLAFGGSVGKEGPAAQIGAAITSLFADLTRLNDADRRRLVICGISAGFAAVFGTPVSGALFGIEVLYLGRIDYTVIFPALVAGIVGHLVCGVAPPFPLLNGAVGDHTQIRMILTSLASGAIFGLVALLLIETLRAVEHRLQRFASHPYRVAFGGGCALVLLYFAAGDRFAGLGTETIAGVLNGTIPVGSTDFLVKILATAITLEVGGSGGILTPVFFIGVTSGAALAPVFGVSAALLGAFGFIAVLAAAANTPLAAAVMAIEIFPAPLGVLAALAAATAYLMVGHRSVYASQKLGFSKSAGLDMALGGDIGEFNRAAIKVRPGSFTARLHNLGRPRPRDDADSGADS, from the coding sequence ATGTGGCCAAAACTCCGGCAGCTGTTGCGTCAACTTCGGCTAACCTTGGCCGAGCCGCCGTCGCCACGGCTCGCCGACGAAAACCAGTGGTACACCGAACACACTGCGCTCCTCGTCAGCACCCTCAAGTGGGCCATGCTGGGCGCCGGCGCCGGCGTTTGCGTCGGACTCGGTACCAGGGCGTTCCTCTGGTCGATTTCTGCCTCCGGGGCGTTCCTTGCGGGTCAGGTTGCTGGGCGGGTCCCGCTCTATTTCGCCCTCCCGCTCGCCCTGCCGCTCTGCGTCTGGCTGATCCGGACCTTCTCGCCAGAGGCACGAGGCCACGGGACCGAAGCCGTCATCGCGGCGATCCATCAGCGCTCCGGACGGATCGACTGGCTCGTGGCTCCCGTCAAGCTCGTGGCGACCGTGATCACCCTGGCGTTCGGCGGATCGGTCGGCAAGGAAGGACCGGCGGCCCAGATCGGTGCGGCGATCACCAGCCTGTTCGCCGACCTGACCAGGCTGAATGATGCCGATCGGCGACGATTGGTCATCTGCGGGATCAGTGCCGGCTTCGCGGCCGTGTTCGGCACGCCGGTGTCCGGCGCGCTCTTTGGCATTGAAGTCCTCTACCTCGGCCGAATCGATTACACGGTGATTTTTCCGGCGCTGGTGGCCGGGATCGTGGGTCACCTGGTTTGCGGCGTCGCGCCGCCGTTCCCACTCCTCAACGGGGCGGTCGGCGATCACACCCAGATCCGGATGATCCTGACCTCCCTCGCCTCGGGTGCCATCTTCGGCCTCGTGGCGCTGCTCCTGATCGAAACCCTGCGTGCAGTGGAACACCGCCTGCAGCGTTTCGCCAGCCATCCCTACCGGGTCGCGTTTGGTGGGGGATGCGCGCTTGTCCTGCTGTATTTCGCCGCCGGTGATCGCTTCGCCGGACTCGGCACCGAGACGATCGCTGGTGTCCTCAACGGAACGATCCCGGTCGGCAGCACGGACTTCCTGGTCAAGATTCTCGCGACGGCCATCACACTCGAGGTCGGGGGGAGTGGCGGCATCCTCACGCCGGTGTTCTTCATCGGGGTGACCAGCGGGGCCGCGCTCGCCCCCGTCTTCGGCGTCTCGGCAGCGTTGCTGGGCGCCTTCGGATTCATTGCGGTGCTCGCGGCCGCGGCGAACACGCCGCTCGCGGCGGCCGTCATGGCGATCGAGATCTTTCCGGCACCACTCGGTGTCCTCGCGGCACTCGCGGCGGCGACGGCGTATCTGATGGTCGGGCATCGGAGCGTGTACGCATCGCAGAAGCTGGGCTTCTCGAAGTCTGCGGGACTCGACATGGCCCTCGGCGGCGATATCGGGGAGTTCAATCGCGCCGCGATCAAGGTGCGCCCCGGCTCATTCACGGCCCGGCTGCATAATCTCGGACGGCCTCGCCCGCGGGACGACGCCGATTCCGGAGCCGATTCGTAG
- a CDS encoding cation:proton antiporter, whose product MPQDLANATPELAYVVLLFALFVVPRVLQRWRLPSAITSFVLGGVAGIGFGLFSHDPTIHLLSTFGIVSLFLFAGLEVDGFGSALRIRYLLLHLAIRVVTLAGATVVLARLFILDLRPASLLALALLTPSAGFILDAMNGFGLTPEETAWIRSKAIASELLALLGLFVVLQSTTAERFATSTLLLAGIVVVLPPVFRLFATRIAPYAPKSEFAFLLMMALVAAYATRRLGVYYLVGAFLVGVAARRFRQSLPAIASDRMLHAVEVFASFFAPFYFFRAGSELTREDLSWPAVWLGLAFVGVMVPLRIVALALLRRVTLGESIRVSLRIAVPMLPTLVFTLVLAGILRDRFGIGDPLFGALVVYALLTTLIPGFVFNAPTPEYSEPALPESAG is encoded by the coding sequence ATGCCGCAGGATCTCGCGAACGCGACACCGGAACTCGCCTACGTCGTCCTGCTGTTCGCACTCTTTGTCGTCCCGAGGGTGCTGCAGCGGTGGCGGTTGCCGTCGGCGATCACCAGCTTCGTGCTCGGCGGCGTCGCGGGGATCGGCTTTGGCCTCTTCAGCCACGATCCCACCATCCATCTGCTGTCGACCTTCGGCATCGTCTCGCTCTTTCTCTTTGCCGGTCTCGAGGTCGATGGCTTCGGTTCCGCGTTGCGGATCCGCTACCTGCTGCTCCATCTCGCGATCCGCGTGGTGACCCTGGCTGGGGCGACGGTAGTGCTCGCGCGGCTCTTCATCCTCGATCTGCGGCCAGCGTCGTTGCTCGCGCTGGCATTACTGACGCCATCGGCCGGCTTCATTCTCGATGCGATGAACGGCTTCGGACTCACCCCGGAAGAAACGGCGTGGATCCGCAGCAAGGCGATCGCCTCCGAGTTGCTGGCATTGCTCGGGCTGTTCGTGGTGCTGCAGTCCACGACCGCAGAGCGATTCGCCACTTCGACGCTCCTGCTGGCCGGAATCGTGGTCGTCCTGCCGCCGGTGTTCCGGCTCTTCGCCACCCGAATCGCGCCATACGCTCCGAAATCGGAGTTCGCCTTCCTGCTGATGATGGCGCTCGTGGCCGCCTACGCGACCCGGCGGCTGGGCGTCTACTACCTGGTCGGCGCCTTCCTCGTCGGCGTGGCGGCACGACGTTTCCGGCAGTCCCTGCCAGCGATTGCCTCCGACCGGATGTTGCACGCCGTCGAGGTGTTCGCGTCGTTCTTTGCCCCGTTCTATTTCTTCCGTGCCGGGTCCGAGTTGACCCGCGAGGACCTGTCGTGGCCCGCCGTCTGGCTGGGACTGGCTTTCGTGGGCGTCATGGTACCGCTGCGGATCGTCGCGCTGGCGCTGCTGCGCCGGGTGACCTTGGGGGAATCGATTCGGGTCTCTCTGCGCATCGCCGTCCCGATGCTGCCGACGCTGGTCTTCACCCTGGTCCTCGCCGGTATTCTGCGCGACCGTTTCGGCATCGGTGACCCATTGTTTGGCGCGCTCGTCGTCTACGCCCTGCTGACGACGCTGATTCCCGGGTTCGTGTTCAACGCGCCGACACCGGAATACAGCGAGCCGGCGCTGCCGGAGAGCGCCGGTTGA
- the rpsP gene encoding 30S ribosomal protein S16 yields the protein MAVRIRLRREGRKKLPMYRIVIADKEAPRDGRFIETIGSYRPKEEKNLFTVDLDKARAWIAKGATPTETVAALLKKAGL from the coding sequence ATGGCCGTTCGGATCCGCCTGCGCCGGGAAGGGCGCAAGAAGCTGCCGATGTATCGTATCGTCATCGCCGACAAGGAAGCACCGCGCGACGGCCGGTTCATCGAGACCATCGGGTCGTATCGCCCGAAGGAAGAGAAGAACCTGTTCACCGTCGATCTCGACAAGGCGCGCGCCTGGATTGCCAAGGGTGCGACCCCGACCGAGACCGTCGCTGCGCTGCTGAAGAAAGCCGGCCTCTAA
- the trmD gene encoding tRNA (guanosine(37)-N1)-methyltransferase TrmD encodes MLTINVVTLFPEAMSPFLAASIPGRAAKAGLSHYRLVQLREFTHDKHQTVDDTAFGGGAGMVLKAEPFLEAVESIGPTGPVVVMSARGRKFSHDDAVRWSLGSELTILCGHYKDIDQRVIDILGAEEVSIGDFVLSGGEPAALCVIDAVVRLLPGAIGDHESASSDSHYDGLLSPPSYTRPADVRGVPVPGVLLSGNHAAIAAWRQQEAEKLTKERRPDLWAAFMATERPDGGAKS; translated from the coding sequence GTGCTGACGATCAACGTCGTCACGCTCTTTCCCGAGGCGATGTCGCCCTTCCTGGCGGCGAGCATTCCGGGGCGGGCAGCGAAGGCCGGCTTGTCCCACTACCGGCTGGTGCAGTTGCGTGAGTTCACCCACGACAAGCACCAGACCGTGGACGACACGGCGTTCGGCGGCGGTGCGGGGATGGTGCTGAAGGCGGAGCCCTTCCTCGAGGCGGTGGAGAGTATCGGCCCCACGGGGCCAGTGGTGGTGATGTCGGCGCGAGGACGGAAGTTCTCTCACGACGACGCGGTGCGGTGGTCACTCGGGTCGGAACTCACGATCCTCTGCGGCCACTACAAGGACATCGATCAGCGGGTGATCGACATCCTTGGCGCCGAAGAAGTATCGATCGGCGATTTCGTCCTGTCGGGCGGAGAACCTGCGGCCCTCTGCGTCATCGACGCGGTGGTGCGGCTCCTCCCCGGCGCGATCGGCGATCATGAATCGGCGAGTTCCGATTCGCATTACGATGGGCTGCTCAGTCCGCCCAGTTACACCAGGCCCGCCGATGTTCGCGGTGTCCCGGTGCCCGGGGTCCTGCTCTCGGGAAATCACGCAGCCATCGCCGCGTGGCGGCAGCAGGAGGCAGAGAAGCTCACGAAGGAACGCCGGCCCGACCTGTGGGCCGCGTTCATGGCCACGGAGCGCCCCGATGGAGGCGCGAAGTCCTGA
- the rimM gene encoding ribosome maturation factor RimM (Essential for efficient processing of 16S rRNA), which produces MTDAAAPPIVVGRVRKPHGLKGEVSIFPLTDDPEGVFVTGRTLFLLDLRGEVVGEVSVTQSRVYHRECLVKFAGHNERINVDDYRGRFLAVRREELKPLEDGEVYLQELVGYAVRDEADEALGLVSAVYDLPQGPTIEVQGPKREFMLPFRSEYVKQTDREGRRLVVNVPPGLMD; this is translated from the coding sequence ATGACGGATGCGGCGGCGCCCCCGATCGTCGTCGGCCGGGTGCGTAAACCGCACGGGCTGAAGGGCGAAGTGTCGATCTTCCCGCTCACCGATGACCCCGAAGGGGTCTTCGTGACGGGTCGAACGCTCTTCCTCCTCGATCTGCGCGGTGAAGTCGTTGGCGAAGTGAGCGTGACGCAATCGCGGGTCTATCACCGCGAGTGTCTGGTGAAGTTCGCCGGCCACAACGAGCGCATCAACGTCGACGACTACCGGGGACGCTTCCTGGCAGTACGCCGCGAGGAGCTCAAGCCGCTCGAGGACGGTGAGGTCTACCTCCAGGAGCTGGTGGGCTACGCGGTTCGCGACGAGGCCGATGAGGCGCTGGGTCTGGTGAGTGCGGTGTACGACCTGCCGCAGGGCCCGACGATCGAAGTGCAGGGACCGAAGCGGGAGTTCATGCTTCCGTTCCGCAGCGAGTACGTGAAGCAGACGGATCGTGAAGGGCGACGCCTGGTGGTGAATGTGCCGCCCGGCCTGATGGACTGA